The proteins below come from a single Prolixibacter sp. NT017 genomic window:
- the ribH gene encoding 6,7-dimethyl-8-ribityllumazine synthase → MATKDLSAYDMEKVPSAENMKFGIVVSEWNYEVTGALARGAVETLKKHGAKDDNIRVKHVPGSFELTLGGQLFAENTDVDAVLLLGCVIQGETRHFDFICHGVSQGATHLNMKFNLPVIFGVLTTENQQQALDRAGGKHGNKGDEAAVTAIKMVALQRDFENGE, encoded by the coding sequence ATGGCTACAAAAGATTTATCTGCATACGACATGGAAAAAGTTCCATCGGCCGAAAATATGAAATTCGGTATCGTAGTATCGGAATGGAACTATGAAGTAACCGGAGCGCTGGCTCGTGGTGCTGTTGAGACATTGAAAAAGCACGGGGCAAAAGACGATAATATTCGGGTAAAACACGTCCCCGGAAGTTTTGAACTAACCCTGGGCGGTCAGCTTTTTGCTGAAAATACCGACGTAGATGCTGTTCTGTTGCTCGGTTGTGTGATACAGGGAGAAACCCGACACTTCGATTTTATTTGCCATGGCGTTTCGCAAGGTGCGACTCATTTGAACATGAAATTCAATTTGCCGGTAATTTTCGGCGTTTTAACCACCGAGAATCAGCAGCAGGCCCTGGACCGTGCCGGCGGCAAACATGGCAATAAAGGCGACGAAGCAGCCGTTACTGCCATTAAGATGGTTGCCTTGCAGCGTGACTTCGAAAATGGCGAATAA
- a CDS encoding DUF349 domain-containing protein, giving the protein MPEHNDESRNLNERVENEEVSKEGQTPVDNEQHADEQQPEKKKQVDDPEEQLAEEEVVSSSENIDEKASDDETVADISDEGAPNEEEAPEKPADNSENESMELEKEPNEVDENKEEGEAVKKDEEPVVEKSEENTSKEEESTEKTESISEDESMDLEKDPDDVDEDEEEDESDEEAVDKASVDYSGYNKVQLINTFRKILPNGISEDIRPQVEAIKANFYKLHNTELEEQKKAFIAEGGNESDFHPESEPYENDLKDLLKEFKNLRTEYHRRQEVQKEENYQKKLEIIEELKALINKEESINATFQEFNALQARWRELGQVPQGRVKDLWENYHHHVENFYDYIKINRELRDLDLKKNMDKKIGLCEKAELLAEDESNAVKTFRQLQKLHEMWREIGPVPRENKQELWERFKAATTVINKRYQEYFEEERSKQKENLEKKVELCERAEEFAIFDSTNPREWNEMTEKIIALQKEWKTIGFAPRKDNTLVWERFRAANDTFFRKKREFWAKSKEKLHENLAKKIEICEQAEEIKDSTDWKGTTDKLIALQKKWKAVGPVPRKQSDIVWKRFRAACDEFFNRKGSHFSGMTDEQEEHLKAKKALLEEVGNFKPSGDVEADVAKLAEFQERWKVTGRVPFRRKDDVESKFRDAINEQFDKIEMDEQERNLYKFRNKMAHWMTIPRGWSRINTERDRNVSRIKQLESDLGTLQNNIGFFGDSEGAQSLADNVQSKIDRITSQINYLKSKIEIIDGLEEESR; this is encoded by the coding sequence ATGCCAGAGCACAACGACGAATCTCGTAATTTGAACGAGAGGGTAGAAAATGAAGAAGTCTCGAAAGAGGGACAAACGCCGGTTGACAATGAGCAACACGCAGATGAACAGCAACCCGAAAAGAAGAAGCAGGTAGACGATCCGGAAGAGCAGCTTGCAGAAGAGGAAGTTGTGTCTTCATCGGAAAATATCGATGAAAAAGCCTCTGACGACGAAACTGTTGCAGATATCTCGGATGAAGGTGCTCCCAATGAGGAAGAAGCTCCCGAAAAGCCTGCGGATAATTCAGAGAATGAATCCATGGAGTTGGAGAAGGAGCCGAACGAGGTCGACGAAAATAAAGAGGAGGGAGAGGCTGTCAAAAAAGATGAAGAGCCTGTTGTAGAAAAGTCGGAAGAAAATACCTCAAAAGAAGAAGAGAGCACTGAAAAAACGGAAAGTATTTCAGAGGATGAGTCGATGGATCTGGAGAAAGACCCTGACGACGTTGATGAAGACGAAGAGGAGGATGAAAGTGACGAAGAGGCTGTCGATAAGGCCTCTGTCGATTATTCGGGATATAACAAGGTTCAACTGATCAATACTTTCCGGAAAATTCTTCCCAATGGTATCAGTGAGGATATTCGCCCCCAGGTAGAAGCTATCAAAGCCAATTTTTACAAGCTGCATAATACGGAACTGGAAGAGCAGAAGAAAGCTTTTATTGCTGAAGGAGGAAATGAATCAGATTTTCATCCTGAGTCCGAGCCGTATGAGAACGACTTGAAAGATCTTCTGAAAGAATTTAAAAATCTTAGAACCGAATATCATCGCAGGCAAGAGGTTCAGAAAGAGGAAAATTATCAGAAGAAGTTGGAGATTATAGAAGAGCTGAAAGCGTTGATTAATAAGGAAGAGTCGATAAATGCGACTTTTCAGGAATTTAATGCACTGCAGGCCCGCTGGCGTGAGCTGGGCCAGGTTCCACAGGGAAGAGTGAAAGACCTGTGGGAGAATTACCATCATCATGTAGAGAATTTTTACGACTACATTAAGATAAACCGCGAACTCCGTGATCTTGATTTGAAAAAGAACATGGATAAGAAGATTGGATTATGTGAAAAGGCTGAACTGTTAGCTGAAGACGAATCCAATGCGGTAAAAACGTTCCGTCAGCTTCAGAAACTGCACGAAATGTGGCGTGAGATTGGACCTGTGCCACGGGAAAATAAGCAAGAGTTGTGGGAGCGATTCAAAGCAGCAACGACTGTTATCAACAAACGATATCAGGAATATTTTGAAGAGGAGCGGAGCAAACAAAAAGAGAATCTGGAGAAAAAGGTTGAGCTCTGCGAGAGGGCCGAGGAGTTTGCGATTTTCGATTCGACCAATCCGCGTGAATGGAATGAGATGACTGAGAAAATTATTGCTCTTCAGAAAGAATGGAAAACCATTGGATTTGCTCCCAGAAAAGATAACACCTTAGTTTGGGAACGTTTCCGTGCTGCCAACGATACCTTCTTCAGGAAAAAACGTGAATTCTGGGCCAAGAGCAAGGAAAAACTTCACGAGAACCTGGCGAAGAAAATCGAGATATGTGAACAGGCAGAGGAAATAAAAGACAGTACTGATTGGAAGGGCACAACCGATAAGTTGATTGCTTTGCAGAAGAAATGGAAGGCAGTTGGACCGGTACCAAGAAAGCAGAGTGACATTGTCTGGAAGCGGTTTCGCGCAGCTTGTGACGAGTTTTTCAACCGAAAAGGTTCGCATTTCTCTGGCATGACGGATGAGCAGGAAGAGCACCTTAAAGCTAAGAAAGCGTTGCTCGAGGAGGTTGGTAATTTCAAGCCTTCCGGAGATGTTGAGGCGGATGTTGCTAAATTAGCGGAATTTCAGGAACGCTGGAAGGTGACCGGCCGCGTACCTTTCCGGAGAAAAGATGATGTGGAATCGAAGTTCCGGGACGCCATCAACGAGCAATTCGATAAAATTGAAATGGACGAACAGGAACGTAACCTGTACAAGTTCCGGAACAAGATGGCACACTGGATGACCATTCCGCGCGGATGGAGTCGCATCAATACCGAACGCGACCGTAATGTTTCGCGCATCAAGCAGCTGGAAAGCGATTTGGGAACATTGCAAAATAACATTGGCTTCTTTGGTGACTCGGAAGGCGCTCAGTCGCTGGCCGACAATGTCCAGTCGAAAATTGATCGCATAACCTCTCAAATCAATTACCTGAAATCGAAAATTGAAATCATTGACGGACTGGAAGAAGAATCCCGGTAG
- a CDS encoding aminotransferase class IV translates to MCRFIETICIRNGEPERLSWHNTRLNRTRKEVFNLDAEIDLTNNLNIPAEAKNGLFKCRVTYRETIEKVEFEPYSIRPVHSLRLENADDINYRYKYANREKLQELFSQRGNADDVLLVKNGFITDTSYANIIFRKGDKWFTPDTPLLRGTRRACYLKESKIEAIPIQPEMLSEFNEARIINAMISIEESPTIPMENIKW, encoded by the coding sequence ATGTGCCGATTCATTGAAACCATATGTATCCGAAACGGGGAGCCCGAAAGACTTTCGTGGCACAACACCCGGTTGAACCGAACTCGCAAGGAGGTATTCAACCTGGACGCGGAAATCGATTTAACCAACAATCTGAATATTCCTGCGGAAGCGAAAAATGGCCTGTTCAAATGCCGCGTTACCTACCGGGAAACTATCGAGAAAGTAGAGTTTGAGCCTTATTCAATTCGCCCGGTGCATTCTCTTCGCCTGGAGAATGCCGATGATATTAATTACAGATACAAATATGCTAATCGCGAAAAGCTGCAAGAATTATTTTCTCAGCGCGGTAATGCAGATGACGTACTGTTAGTCAAAAATGGCTTCATTACCGACACGTCATATGCCAATATCATTTTCCGGAAAGGAGACAAATGGTTCACTCCTGATACGCCGCTGCTTCGAGGCACTCGTAGGGCCTGTTACCTAAAAGAAAGTAAAATTGAAGCGATTCCTATTCAGCCGGAAATGTTATCGGAATTTAACGAAGCACGCATCATCAACGCAATGATTTCGATAGAAGAATCGCCCACAATTCCCATGGAAAATATAAAGTGGTAA
- a CDS encoding tetratricopeptide repeat protein — protein MSKGKNKHTGENLQEVEHALTSTEQFFEKNQKIITYIFGAGVVLAILFLAFHRYYKIPREKKAQSQMFVAEQYFQKDSFNLALNGDGNYPGFLDILDEYGSTSSGHLARYYTGISYLHLGKYEQAIEYLDDFSTDDPLIGPIAKGATGDAYAELGNNDKAVSRYMDAANMNDNQFTTPIYLMKAGNLYETMGKYDDALNVYKTVKEKYPESNEGRQIDKYIARVEILAKK, from the coding sequence ATGAGTAAAGGAAAAAACAAACACACCGGCGAAAACCTGCAGGAAGTTGAACACGCGTTGACCTCAACTGAACAATTTTTTGAAAAGAATCAGAAAATCATCACTTACATTTTTGGTGCGGGCGTAGTTCTAGCCATTCTCTTTCTGGCTTTCCACCGGTATTATAAAATTCCGCGTGAGAAAAAGGCACAGTCTCAGATGTTTGTTGCCGAACAATATTTCCAGAAAGATTCGTTCAACCTGGCTCTTAACGGCGATGGTAACTATCCCGGATTTCTCGACATTTTAGATGAATATGGAAGTACCTCTTCAGGTCATCTGGCACGTTATTATACCGGAATCTCTTACCTACATCTTGGTAAATACGAGCAGGCCATTGAATATCTTGATGATTTCAGCACCGACGATCCGCTGATTGGCCCGATTGCCAAAGGAGCTACCGGTGATGCATATGCCGAACTGGGTAATAACGACAAAGCAGTTAGCCGCTACATGGACGCTGCCAATATGAACGACAATCAATTCACCACACCTATTTACCTCATGAAAGCAGGCAATCTGTATGAAACCATGGGTAAATATGATGATGCATTGAACGTTTACAAAACGGTAAAAGAAAAGTACCCGGAAAGCAACGAGGGACGTCAGATTGACAAATATATTGCCCGCGTTGAAATCCTGGCGAAAAAATAA
- the recF gene encoding DNA replication/repair protein RecF (All proteins in this family for which functions are known are DNA-binding proteins that assist the filamentation of RecA onto DNA for the initiation of recombination or recombinational repair.) — protein sequence MYIKELSVINFKNLEQVELEFSHKLNCFIGNNGVGKTNLLDGIYYLSFCKSYFNSVDSQNIRHEEEFFVLQGQYSRLDEDENIYCGFQKGQKKKFRRNKKEYKRLSEHIGLLPLVMISPSDTSLIMGGSDERRKFMDSVISQNDRQYLDQLIRYNRALLQRNNLLKYFAANRVFEPDNLEVWDAQLVMLGEKINKRRQEFLGELQPIFQRYYDFISDGHEQVTLDYQSQLNEGNFEGQLKETLQRDRVLQFTSVGIHKDDLELKLGDFPMKKMGSQGQKKTYLVALKLAQFDFIRSVNEAMPILLLDDIFDKLDGDRVEKIVKLVSGNTFGQIFITDTNREHLDQIIPRVGADYRIFRVTDGAVTENGNNGGEPKVVENN from the coding sequence ATGTACATAAAGGAATTATCTGTCATCAATTTTAAGAACCTCGAGCAGGTAGAGTTGGAGTTTTCACACAAACTGAATTGTTTCATCGGGAACAACGGTGTGGGGAAAACCAACCTGTTGGATGGGATCTATTATCTTTCCTTCTGCAAAAGCTATTTCAACTCTGTCGATTCGCAGAATATCCGTCACGAGGAAGAGTTTTTTGTATTGCAGGGACAGTACAGTCGTCTGGATGAGGATGAGAATATTTATTGTGGATTTCAGAAGGGGCAGAAGAAGAAATTCCGTCGCAATAAAAAAGAGTACAAACGACTGTCAGAGCACATTGGCTTGTTGCCGTTGGTAATGATTTCTCCATCGGACACGAGTTTGATTATGGGCGGAAGCGACGAACGTCGTAAGTTCATGGACAGTGTGATTTCGCAAAACGATCGCCAGTATCTCGATCAGTTGATTCGGTACAACCGGGCATTGTTGCAGCGTAATAACTTGCTGAAATACTTTGCTGCCAATCGTGTATTTGAGCCTGATAACCTGGAAGTATGGGATGCACAACTGGTGATGTTAGGTGAAAAGATTAATAAGCGCCGGCAAGAATTTCTGGGAGAGTTGCAACCTATTTTCCAGAGATATTATGACTTCATATCGGACGGGCATGAGCAGGTGACTTTAGATTATCAGTCACAGTTGAATGAAGGCAATTTTGAAGGGCAACTGAAGGAAACGCTTCAGCGCGATAGAGTATTGCAATTCACTTCCGTGGGAATTCATAAAGACGATTTGGAGCTGAAGTTGGGCGATTTTCCCATGAAGAAGATGGGGTCGCAGGGCCAGAAAAAGACGTATCTGGTCGCTTTGAAGCTCGCACAATTCGATTTTATTCGTTCGGTAAATGAAGCCATGCCGATTCTTCTTCTCGATGATATTTTTGATAAACTCGATGGCGACCGAGTGGAGAAGATTGTCAAATTGGTTTCCGGAAACACATTTGGACAAATTTTTATTACCGATACCAACCGCGAACATCTCGACCAGATTATTCCCCGTGTAGGAGCCGATTATCGTATTTTCAGGGTAACCGATGGAGCCGTAACCGAGAATGGGAATAATGGCGGTGAACCCAAAGTTGTTGAAAACAATTAG
- a CDS encoding DUF721 domain-containing protein — MRRSETQSLGSVIKEYLKESRMDGKLAEVEAVNSWETIIGKTIARATTNIYIKNGVLYVHLRSSIVRNELFMMRHQIVDAMNNHVGRKVIREIILR, encoded by the coding sequence ATGCGCAGAAGTGAGACACAATCGTTAGGTAGTGTAATTAAGGAATACCTGAAGGAATCGCGGATGGATGGCAAGCTCGCCGAGGTGGAAGCCGTTAATTCCTGGGAAACCATTATTGGAAAAACGATTGCGCGTGCGACCACCAACATTTATATCAAAAATGGCGTGTTGTATGTGCATCTCCGTTCTTCGATTGTGCGCAACGAACTCTTCATGATGCGGCACCAGATTGTAGATGCGATGAACAACCACGTAGGTCGTAAGGTTATCCGTGAAATTATTCTTCGCTAA
- the yidC gene encoding membrane protein insertase YidC: MDRNTISGLVLIFVILITFSYFNKPSKEEVEAAKRKRDSIEQVQAEQQRIAEKKAQEATTTQQPQEKADSTTAAKTVPASENRKDEYGAFGDAAVGTEKFVTLENNLMKVKVSTKGGRIYSVELKNYKRYDGKPLVLFSGDANRFGLNFFSQNRSIETDKLYFTPSVSSDSLVASGPKVPKGKEGRINFNEDHPGGSKTLTMRVNAGNGKFIEYVYTIKYNSYMMDFNIRSQGLSQLIGGNAYMSFNWAIDVPRQEKKSKYGEDRYTTIYYKYHQDEVNSLSSSKSDSKDLTTSVKWIGFKQLFFSSILIADNSFTSAKIKSNKTEDNPNYLADFSADVTIPVDNAKTQNVPMKMFFGPNQYNVLKQYKLQLDQEMNLGWTIIGWVNKFIVIPAFDFLRRYINNFGIIILLLTIYIKLIISPFTYKSYLSQAKMRALKPEIDEIKAKYGKDKAMESQQATMALYKKAGVNPMGGCLPMVFQFPILIAMFRFFPVSIELRQQSFLWAHDLSSYDSIFHLPFTIPFYGDHVSLFCLLMTVTNVFYIKMNNEMNAAGTQQMPGMKTMMYLMPVMFLFIFNNYAAGLSLYYFLSLLLTFLQMFIFKKAIDEDKIRKQITAKQKKPAKKSKFQKRLEDMARQRGMEAPKK, translated from the coding sequence ATGGATAGAAATACCATTAGCGGACTTGTTCTCATTTTTGTCATACTGATTACATTCAGTTATTTTAATAAACCTTCGAAGGAAGAAGTCGAGGCTGCCAAGCGCAAGCGCGACTCAATTGAGCAGGTTCAGGCCGAACAACAACGTATTGCTGAGAAAAAAGCTCAGGAAGCTACGACCACTCAACAGCCACAGGAAAAAGCTGATTCAACAACAGCAGCGAAGACTGTACCGGCAAGTGAAAACCGGAAAGACGAGTATGGCGCCTTTGGCGATGCAGCTGTCGGAACTGAGAAGTTCGTTACGCTGGAAAATAACCTGATGAAAGTAAAGGTCTCCACGAAAGGGGGACGGATTTATTCGGTAGAATTAAAAAATTATAAAAGATACGACGGCAAACCATTGGTATTGTTTAGTGGTGATGCCAACCGTTTCGGTTTGAATTTCTTCTCACAAAACAGAAGCATTGAAACTGACAAACTGTATTTTACACCTTCAGTAAGCTCTGATAGCTTAGTTGCATCCGGCCCGAAAGTTCCGAAAGGAAAAGAAGGGCGTATCAATTTTAACGAAGACCATCCGGGAGGTTCGAAAACATTGACGATGCGTGTAAACGCTGGAAATGGCAAATTCATCGAATATGTTTATACCATCAAGTACAACTCGTACATGATGGATTTCAATATTCGCTCGCAGGGACTTAGTCAATTGATCGGCGGTAATGCTTATATGAGCTTTAACTGGGCTATTGACGTTCCTCGCCAGGAGAAAAAGTCAAAATATGGAGAGGATCGTTACACCACTATCTATTACAAATATCATCAAGATGAGGTGAACAGCCTGAGCTCCTCCAAGTCTGACAGTAAGGATTTGACGACCAGTGTGAAGTGGATCGGATTTAAGCAGCTGTTTTTCTCTTCCATTCTGATTGCCGATAACAGCTTCACCAGTGCAAAAATTAAAAGCAACAAAACTGAAGATAATCCGAACTACCTGGCAGATTTCTCGGCCGATGTAACCATTCCGGTTGACAATGCCAAGACGCAGAACGTTCCGATGAAGATGTTCTTTGGTCCGAACCAGTACAATGTCCTTAAACAGTACAAGCTTCAGCTTGATCAGGAGATGAACCTGGGTTGGACAATTATTGGTTGGGTTAACAAATTTATTGTGATTCCGGCGTTTGATTTCCTTCGCAGATACATCAACAATTTTGGAATTATCATTCTGTTGCTGACCATTTACATCAAGCTCATCATTTCTCCGTTTACATACAAGTCGTACTTATCGCAGGCAAAAATGCGTGCATTGAAACCGGAGATTGACGAGATCAAGGCCAAGTATGGCAAAGATAAGGCGATGGAATCGCAGCAGGCTACGATGGCGCTTTACAAGAAAGCCGGGGTGAATCCCATGGGAGGTTGTTTGCCCATGGTATTTCAGTTCCCGATTCTGATTGCCATGTTCCGGTTCTTCCCGGTATCGATCGAGTTACGTCAACAGAGCTTTTTGTGGGCTCACGACCTTTCATCGTACGATTCAATTTTCCATTTGCCGTTTACCATTCCATTCTATGGTGATCACGTGAGTCTGTTCTGTCTGTTGATGACCGTTACCAACGTCTTCTACATTAAGATGAATAACGAGATGAACGCGGCCGGAACACAGCAGATGCCGGGAATGAAAACAATGATGTACTTGATGCCTGTGATGTTCCTGTTCATCTTCAACAACTACGCAGCAGGTTTGAGTTTGTATTACTTCCTGTCGCTGTTGCTGACCTTCCTGCAGATGTTCATCTTCAAGAAGGCTATCGATGAAGATAAGATTCGCAAGCAGATTACAGCTAAGCAGAAGAAACCAGCGAAGAAGTCGAAATTCCAGAAACGTTTGGAAGATATGGCTCGCCAGCGTGGTATGGAAGCACCGAAGAAATAA
- a CDS encoding CTP synthase — MAATKYIFVTGGVTSSLGKGIIASSLAKLLQSRGYKVTIQKLDPYINVDPGTLNPYEHGECFVTEDGAETDLDLGHYERFLNTPTSQANNVTTGRIYQSVINKERRGDYLGKTVQIIPHITDEIKRYIKYLGSKRKFDVVISEIGGTVGDIESLPYIEAVRQLKWELGENALFVHLTLVPYLSASGELKTKPTQHSVKMLLENGVQPDVLVLRTEHQLTPDIKRKVALFCNVEKEAVIESIDVPTIYEVPIKMKEEQLDEIVLKKLGLPLGVSPQLEAWNDFLHRCKNPKQKIKIGLVGKYVELHDAYKSISEALIHAGAANEAEVDIAWIHSERVTQENLERKLKGCDGILVAPGFGHRGIEGKILATQYARENKIPFFGICLGMQIAVIEFAQNVLNMCGADSSEMNPSTKYPVIDLMEEQKGIIEKGGTMRLGAYSCQLKKDSKAFAAYNKGKVHERHRHRYEFNDKYLKDFESAGMKAVGTNPETRLVEVMEIPEHPWFVGVQFHPEYSSTVLKPHPLFVAFVSAVLKNKK; from the coding sequence GTGGCAGCAACGAAGTATATTTTTGTGACCGGCGGTGTAACCTCTTCGCTGGGGAAAGGGATCATAGCTTCTTCTTTGGCTAAGTTATTGCAATCCAGAGGATACAAGGTAACCATTCAAAAGCTTGATCCATACATTAACGTCGATCCCGGAACATTGAATCCGTACGAGCATGGAGAGTGTTTTGTAACAGAAGACGGTGCAGAAACCGATTTGGATCTGGGACATTATGAACGTTTTCTGAATACACCTACTTCGCAAGCCAATAACGTTACTACCGGCCGTATATACCAATCAGTAATCAACAAAGAGCGCCGGGGCGATTATTTGGGTAAGACTGTTCAGATTATTCCTCATATTACAGACGAAATTAAGCGCTATATCAAATATCTCGGCTCGAAGCGGAAATTTGATGTTGTGATTTCGGAGATTGGTGGAACGGTTGGTGACATTGAATCGCTGCCCTATATCGAAGCTGTTCGGCAGTTGAAATGGGAGTTGGGTGAGAATGCGCTTTTCGTTCATCTTACGCTCGTTCCTTATTTATCTGCTTCTGGCGAGCTGAAAACAAAGCCCACTCAACACTCTGTGAAAATGTTGCTTGAAAACGGAGTACAGCCCGATGTGCTGGTGTTGCGTACAGAACATCAGTTGACACCAGATATTAAGCGTAAGGTGGCACTCTTCTGTAACGTTGAAAAAGAAGCTGTGATTGAATCGATTGATGTACCTACGATTTATGAGGTGCCGATTAAGATGAAGGAAGAGCAGCTCGATGAAATCGTGTTGAAGAAACTGGGACTGCCTCTTGGTGTTTCTCCTCAGCTGGAAGCCTGGAATGATTTTCTGCATCGCTGCAAAAATCCAAAACAAAAAATAAAGATTGGCCTAGTTGGAAAGTACGTGGAGTTGCATGACGCCTATAAATCCATTTCCGAAGCATTAATACATGCAGGCGCTGCAAATGAAGCTGAAGTGGATATAGCCTGGATTCATTCGGAGCGCGTTACGCAGGAGAATCTGGAACGTAAGCTGAAAGGATGTGACGGAATTTTGGTGGCACCTGGATTTGGACATCGTGGTATTGAAGGAAAAATACTGGCCACTCAATATGCACGGGAAAACAAAATTCCATTCTTCGGTATTTGTTTAGGAATGCAAATCGCGGTAATTGAGTTTGCACAGAATGTACTCAATATGTGTGGCGCCGATTCAAGCGAAATGAACCCTTCCACCAAGTATCCGGTTATAGACCTGATGGAAGAGCAGAAGGGCATTATCGAGAAAGGTGGAACCATGCGACTCGGTGCTTACTCCTGTCAATTAAAAAAAGATTCTAAAGCTTTTGCTGCGTACAATAAAGGAAAAGTTCATGAACGTCATCGCCATCGCTATGAGTTCAATGATAAATATTTAAAAGATTTTGAAAGTGCCGGTATGAAGGCTGTTGGAACTAATCCGGAAACCCGTTTGGTCGAGGTTATGGAAATCCCGGAACATCCATGGTTTGTTGGTGTACAGTTCCATCCTGAATACAGCAGTACGGTTCTGAAACCGCACCCGTTGTTTGTTGCGTTTGTTTCAGCTGTATTGAAAAATAAGAAGTAA